Proteins encoded by one window of Bradyrhizobium sp. B097:
- a CDS encoding patatin-like phospholipase family protein translates to MLVAAVAVGLAGCATVYNLPGNVPLGAAAADTNGVSDIPAYEDDLLLALSFSGGGTRAAAFSFGVLEELDRVRSSAAGTKTLLDRVDFVSGVSGGSVTAAYFGLKRRAALDDFRERFLLRNAEEGLKTRISLGNIGRALGGGVNDSQFTDWLDQNLFDGARFEALPDDRRPRVWINASDIYNRTPFVFGKTSFDALCSDIRSYRVAEAVAASAAVPLAFAPIVLQTYPGGCAAPLPSWLDRVRNDPNAQPLLRSYAEAQARYRDGSMRYVKLLDGGLVDNYGLSGLSIGLLAAQRPYEPLSERQAAKLRRILFLVVDAGRGISGDFVQTLEGPSGVELVSAAADTAIDASVRSSYAAFTALASDWSGKLKHWRCGLSAADRTRLGVGAGWKCGDVAIYVERLGFDRLGPERAGILNAIPTRLSLPAEQVDQLITGGADALRSSKAYQQFRRGL, encoded by the coding sequence TTGCTGGTGGCTGCGGTGGCGGTGGGCCTGGCCGGCTGCGCAACCGTCTACAATCTCCCGGGCAATGTGCCGCTCGGCGCCGCGGCTGCCGACACCAACGGTGTCAGCGATATTCCGGCTTATGAAGACGATCTGCTGCTTGCGCTGTCGTTCTCCGGCGGCGGCACGCGCGCCGCGGCATTTTCCTTTGGCGTGCTCGAAGAGCTCGATCGGGTGCGCTCCAGCGCCGCCGGCACCAAGACGCTGCTCGACCGTGTCGACTTCGTCTCCGGCGTTTCCGGCGGATCGGTCACCGCGGCCTATTTCGGATTGAAGCGCCGTGCGGCGCTCGACGATTTCCGCGAACGCTTCCTGCTGCGCAATGCCGAGGAGGGGCTGAAGACCAGGATCTCGCTCGGCAATATCGGGCGCGCGCTGGGCGGCGGCGTCAACGACAGCCAGTTCACCGATTGGCTCGATCAAAATCTGTTCGACGGCGCGCGGTTCGAGGCATTGCCCGACGACCGCCGGCCGCGGGTGTGGATCAACGCCTCCGACATCTACAACCGCACGCCGTTCGTGTTCGGCAAGACGTCGTTCGATGCGCTGTGTAGCGACATCCGCTCCTATCGTGTCGCCGAAGCGGTGGCGGCGTCCGCCGCGGTACCGTTGGCCTTCGCCCCGATCGTGCTGCAAACCTATCCCGGCGGCTGCGCTGCGCCGCTGCCCTCCTGGCTCGATCGGGTGCGCAACGATCCGAACGCGCAGCCGCTGCTGCGCTCCTATGCCGAGGCCCAGGCGCGTTACCGCGACGGCTCGATGCGCTACGTCAAGCTGCTCGATGGCGGTCTCGTCGACAATTACGGCCTGTCGGGGCTGAGCATCGGCCTGCTTGCCGCGCAACGCCCTTACGAGCCGCTGAGTGAACGGCAGGCGGCCAAGCTCAGGCGCATCCTGTTCCTGGTGGTCGATGCCGGCCGCGGCATCTCCGGTGACTTCGTGCAGACGCTCGAAGGGCCGAGTGGTGTCGAGCTGGTGTCGGCGGCCGCCGACACCGCGATCGATGCCAGCGTGCGCTCGAGCTACGCTGCCTTCACGGCGCTCGCCAGCGACTGGTCCGGCAAGCTGAAGCATTGGCGCTGCGGCCTGTCGGCGGCGGATCGCACCAGGCTCGGCGTCGGCGCCGGCTGGAAGTGCGGCGACGTCGCGATCTATGTCGAGCGGCTCGGCTTCGACCGGCTCGGGCCGGAGCGCGCCGGCATCCTGAACGCCATCCCGACGCGGCTTTCGCTGCCGGCCGAGCAGGTCGACCAGCTGATCACGGGCGGCGCGGACGCGCTACGCTCAAGCAAGGCCTATCAGCAGTTCCGGCGCGGGCTCTGA
- a CDS encoding nitronate monooxygenase family protein: MWPDRRLIDRFKTEFPIVLAPMAGVMDAELVIAVAQGGGLGSLPCAMLSAEKAREQVNIIRQRVSAPVNLNFFCHKAVDADPAREAQWRQRLGPYYREHGLDPDALINAANRAPFDAAFCAVVEELKPEVVSFHFGLPEPKLLQRVKAAGAIVMSSATTVKEAIWLEENGADVVIAQGADAGGHRAMFLTETIAEQPGTFSLLPQVVDAVKVPVVAAGGIADGRGIAAAFALGASAVQIGTAFLRCPESKVSAAGRVALAQASDESTVITNVMTGRPARGVANRVMREVGPISPDAPAFPHAATALGPLKAAAEKQGKVDFTNLWAGQAVRMGKEMPAAELTRALAGAALARMGKMAG; the protein is encoded by the coding sequence ATGTGGCCGGACCGTCGATTGATCGATCGTTTCAAGACCGAATTCCCGATCGTGCTGGCGCCGATGGCCGGCGTGATGGATGCGGAGCTCGTGATCGCGGTGGCGCAGGGCGGCGGGCTAGGCTCGCTGCCATGTGCGATGCTCTCGGCCGAAAAGGCGCGTGAGCAGGTCAACATCATCCGCCAGCGCGTATCCGCGCCGGTCAACCTCAACTTCTTCTGCCACAAGGCCGTCGACGCCGATCCGGCGCGCGAGGCGCAATGGCGGCAGCGGCTCGGGCCTTACTATCGCGAACACGGCCTCGATCCGGATGCGCTGATCAATGCGGCGAACCGTGCGCCGTTCGATGCGGCGTTCTGCGCAGTGGTCGAAGAGCTGAAGCCCGAGGTCGTCAGCTTCCATTTCGGCCTGCCGGAGCCAAAACTGTTGCAGCGGGTGAAGGCGGCGGGCGCCATCGTGATGTCGTCGGCGACGACAGTGAAGGAGGCGATCTGGCTCGAGGAGAACGGTGCCGACGTCGTCATCGCGCAGGGCGCCGACGCCGGCGGCCATCGCGCCATGTTCCTGACCGAGACCATTGCCGAGCAGCCTGGCACGTTCTCGCTGCTGCCGCAGGTGGTGGATGCGGTGAAGGTGCCGGTCGTCGCGGCCGGCGGCATCGCCGACGGACGCGGGATCGCGGCGGCCTTCGCGCTCGGCGCCTCCGCTGTGCAGATCGGCACCGCGTTCCTGCGCTGTCCGGAATCCAAGGTGAGCGCGGCGGGCCGCGTGGCGCTGGCGCAGGCGAGCGATGAATCGACCGTCATCACCAATGTGATGACCGGCCGCCCGGCGCGCGGGGTCGCCAACCGCGTGATGCGCGAGGTCGGCCCGATCTCGCCGGACGCGCCGGCGTTCCCGCACGCGGCGACCGCCCTCGGACCGCTGAAGGCGGCTGCCGAAAAACAGGGCAAGGTCGATTTCACTAACCTCTGGGCCGGGCAGGCGGTGCGGATGGGCAAGGAAATGCCGGCCGCCGAGTTGACCCGCGCGCTGGCGGGCGCCGCGTTGGCGCGGATGGGCAAGATGGCGGGCTGA
- the gatB gene encoding Asp-tRNA(Asn)/Glu-tRNA(Gln) amidotransferase subunit GatB, whose amino-acid sequence MTASAAPHKLIKSATGDWEVVIGMEVHAQVTSNAKLFSGASTAFGGEPNSHVSLVDAAMPGMLPVINEECVRQAVRTGLGLNAQVNLRSVFDRKNYFYPDSPQGYQISQYKSPIVGEGEVVLELDGGRSVTIGIERLHLEQDAGKLLHDQSPTMSYVDLNRCGVALMEIVSKPDIRDAEQAKAYVTKLRSILRYLGTCDGDMEKGSLRADVNVSVRRHGETTLGTRCEIKNMNSINFIGQAIEYEARRQIEIIEDGGSIDQETRLFDPNKGETRSMRSKEEAHDYRYFPDPDLLPLEFSQAFVDELKAQLPELPDEKKSRFITGFGLSPYDASVLVAERESAEFYETVLARLADKARDGKLAANWVINELFGRLNKEGVAIAASPMSAEQLAAIVDLIGEGAISGKIAKDLFEIVWREGGDPRALVEARGMKQVTDLGAIEKVVDDIIAANPDKVEQAKAKPAALQWFVGQVMKSSGGKANPKAVNELLKSKLGV is encoded by the coding sequence ATGACCGCATCTGCTGCCCCTCACAAACTGATCAAGAGCGCCACCGGCGATTGGGAGGTCGTGATCGGCATGGAGGTCCATGCCCAGGTCACCTCGAACGCGAAGCTGTTCTCGGGCGCGTCGACCGCGTTCGGCGGCGAGCCCAACTCCCATGTCTCGCTGGTCGATGCCGCGATGCCGGGCATGCTGCCTGTGATCAACGAGGAGTGCGTCCGCCAGGCGGTGCGCACCGGTCTCGGGCTGAATGCGCAGGTCAACCTGCGCTCGGTGTTCGACCGCAAGAACTATTTCTATCCGGACTCGCCGCAGGGCTACCAGATCAGCCAGTACAAGTCGCCGATCGTCGGCGAGGGCGAAGTGGTGCTCGAGCTCGATGGCGGCCGCAGCGTCACGATCGGGATCGAGCGGCTGCATCTGGAACAGGACGCCGGCAAGTTGCTGCACGATCAGTCGCCGACGATGTCCTATGTCGACCTCAACCGCTGCGGCGTCGCGCTGATGGAGATCGTCTCCAAGCCTGACATCCGCGATGCCGAGCAGGCCAAGGCCTACGTCACCAAGCTGCGCTCGATCCTGCGCTACCTCGGCACCTGCGACGGCGACATGGAGAAGGGCAGCCTGCGCGCCGACGTCAACGTCTCGGTGCGCCGCCATGGCGAGACCACGCTCGGCACCCGCTGCGAAATCAAGAACATGAACTCGATCAACTTCATCGGCCAGGCGATCGAGTACGAGGCGCGGCGCCAGATCGAGATCATCGAGGACGGCGGCTCGATCGACCAGGAAACCCGGCTGTTCGACCCGAACAAGGGCGAGACGCGCTCGATGCGCTCCAAGGAAGAGGCGCACGACTACCGTTACTTCCCCGATCCCGATCTGCTGCCGCTCGAATTCAGCCAGGCCTTCGTCGACGAGCTCAAGGCGCAGCTGCCGGAACTGCCGGACGAGAAGAAGTCCCGTTTTATTACGGGCTTCGGCCTGTCGCCGTACGATGCGAGCGTGCTGGTCGCCGAGCGCGAGAGCGCGGAGTTCTACGAGACGGTGCTCGCTCGTCTCGCCGACAAGGCGCGCGACGGCAAGCTCGCCGCCAACTGGGTGATCAACGAGCTGTTCGGCCGTCTCAACAAGGAGGGCGTCGCGATCGCAGCCTCGCCTATGTCGGCGGAGCAACTCGCCGCGATCGTCGACCTGATCGGCGAGGGAGCGATTTCCGGCAAGATCGCCAAGGACTTGTTTGAGATCGTCTGGCGCGAGGGCGGCGATCCGCGCGCGCTCGTCGAGGCGCGCGGCATGAAGCAGGTCACCGACCTCGGCGCGATCGAGAAGGTGGTCGACGACATCATCGCGGCCAATCCTGACAAGGTCGAGCAGGCGAAGGCGAAGCCCGCAGCCCTTCAGTGGTTCGTCGGTCAGGTGATGAAGTCGTCGGGCGGCAAGGCGAACCCGAAGGCGGTCAACGAGCTCTTGAAGTCCAAGCTCGGCGTCTGA
- a CDS encoding NIPSNAP family protein produces the protein MITCYLRYEVRPDKLAEFEAYGAMWLELVPRFGGTHHGYFLPSEGASDVALAIFSFPSLAAYEQYRKDSALDPDVQKAIAFARETRCFVRYERSFFRPLLPKPA, from the coding sequence ATGATCACCTGTTATCTGCGATACGAAGTGCGTCCGGACAAGCTCGCCGAATTCGAGGCTTATGGTGCGATGTGGCTGGAGCTGGTGCCGAGGTTTGGCGGCACTCATCACGGCTATTTCCTGCCGTCCGAGGGAGCAAGCGACGTCGCGTTGGCGATCTTCAGCTTCCCGAGCCTTGCGGCCTACGAACAGTACCGCAAGGACTCAGCGCTCGATCCGGACGTTCAGAAGGCGATCGCCTTCGCGAGGGAGACGCGCTGCTTTGTCCGCTATGAGCGGTCGTTCTTTCGGCCGTTGCTGCCGAAGCCGGCCTAG
- the gatC gene encoding Asp-tRNA(Asn)/Glu-tRNA(Gln) amidotransferase subunit GatC has product MSVDATTVRRIAHLARIAVSDAEVPHLQGELNAMLAFVEQLSEVNVDGVEPMTSVTPMEMKKRADVVNDGEIADDIVRNAPDTTNHFFLVPKVVE; this is encoded by the coding sequence ATGTCCGTCGACGCCACAACCGTCCGCCGCATCGCGCATCTGGCGCGGATCGCGGTCAGCGACGCCGAAGTTCCCCATCTCCAGGGCGAGCTGAACGCGATGCTGGCCTTCGTGGAGCAGCTATCGGAGGTGAATGTCGACGGCGTCGAGCCGATGACCTCGGTGACGCCGATGGAGATGAAGAAGCGCGCCGACGTGGTCAATGACGGCGAGATCGCCGACGACATCGTCCGCAATGCGCCCGATACGACCAACCACTTCTTCCTGGTGCCGAAGGTGGTCGAGTAG
- the gatA gene encoding Asp-tRNA(Asn)/Glu-tRNA(Gln) amidotransferase subunit GatA, translated as MTDLTSLTIAEAREGLASKSFTARELTNAHLAAIEAARVLNAYVLETPDRAREMAKAADEKIAKGEGGPLAGIPLGIKDLFATRDIRTTACSKILGNFIPPYESTVTSQLWRDGAVLLGKLNNDEFAMGSSNETSCFGPVTNPWRREGSNTTLVPGGSSGGSASAVAALLCMGATATDTGGSIRQPAAFTATVGIKPTYGRCSRWGIVAFASSLDQAGPIARTTRDAAILMRSMAGHDPKDTTSVDIAVPDYEAAIGKSVKGMKIGIPREYRLDGMPAEIEKLWSEGAQWLKAAGAELVEVSLPHTKYALPAYYIVAPAEASSNLARYDGVRYGLRDPAKNIIEMYENSRADGFGDEVRRRVLIGTYVLSAGYYDAYYLRAQKVRTLIKKDFEDCFAKGVHAILTPATPSAAFGIGEKGGADPVEMYLNDIFTVTVNMAGLPGIAVPAGTDTQGLPLGLQLIGRPFDEETLFSLGEVIEQAAGRFAAPRWW; from the coding sequence ATGACCGATTTGACATCGCTGACGATCGCCGAGGCCCGCGAGGGCCTGGCGAGCAAATCTTTCACCGCCCGCGAATTGACTAACGCGCATCTCGCCGCCATCGAAGCCGCGCGCGTGCTCAATGCCTATGTGCTCGAGACGCCGGACCGCGCCCGCGAGATGGCCAAGGCCGCCGACGAGAAAATTGCAAAGGGCGAGGGCGGGCCGCTGGCCGGCATTCCGCTCGGCATCAAGGATCTGTTCGCGACCCGCGATATCAGGACCACGGCGTGCTCGAAGATCCTCGGCAATTTCATTCCGCCCTACGAGTCGACGGTGACCTCGCAGCTCTGGCGCGACGGCGCGGTGCTGCTCGGCAAGCTCAACAATGACGAGTTCGCGATGGGCTCGTCGAACGAGACCTCGTGCTTCGGCCCGGTCACCAATCCGTGGCGGCGCGAAGGCTCCAACACCACGCTGGTGCCGGGCGGCTCGTCCGGCGGCTCGGCCTCGGCGGTGGCGGCACTGCTCTGCATGGGCGCGACCGCGACCGACACCGGCGGCTCGATCCGCCAGCCCGCGGCGTTCACCGCGACCGTCGGCATCAAGCCGACCTACGGCCGCTGCTCGCGCTGGGGCATCGTGGCGTTCGCATCCTCGCTCGACCAGGCCGGGCCGATCGCGCGCACGACGCGGGATGCTGCGATCCTGATGCGCTCGATGGCCGGTCACGATCCCAAGGACACCACGTCGGTCGACATCGCCGTGCCGGACTACGAGGCCGCGATCGGCAAGTCCGTGAAGGGCATGAAGATCGGCATCCCCAGGGAGTACCGGCTCGACGGCATGCCGGCCGAGATCGAGAAACTCTGGAGCGAGGGCGCGCAGTGGCTGAAGGCTGCCGGCGCCGAGCTTGTCGAGGTGTCGCTGCCGCACACCAAATACGCGCTGCCGGCCTATTACATCGTGGCGCCGGCGGAGGCCTCGTCGAACCTCGCGCGCTATGACGGCGTGCGCTACGGGCTGCGCGATCCGGCCAAGAACATCATCGAGATGTACGAGAACTCCCGCGCCGATGGGTTTGGCGACGAGGTGCGCCGCCGCGTGCTGATCGGCACCTACGTGCTCTCGGCCGGCTACTACGATGCCTATTATCTGCGTGCGCAGAAGGTGCGGACGCTGATCAAGAAGGATTTTGAGGACTGCTTCGCTAAGGGCGTGCATGCGATCCTGACGCCGGCGACGCCGTCGGCGGCATTCGGCATCGGCGAGAAGGGCGGCGCCGATCCGGTTGAGATGTATCTCAACGACATCTTCACGGTGACCGTGAACATGGCCGGCCTGCCGGGCATCGCCGTGCCCGCGGGCACGGACACGCAAGGCCTGCCGCTCGGCCTGCAACTGATCGGTCGTCCGTTCGACGAGGAGACGCTGTTCTCGCTCGGCGAGGTGATCGAGCAGGCGGCCGGCCGGTTCGCGGCGCCAAGATGGTGGTGA